In the genome of Chryseobacterium sp. 52, the window AAAAAAAATTTAGAACTCGCTTTACAGAAAATCCGTGAGGGGGGCAACGAAATTTCACGAACAAGCGAATTTTTAATAACAGAACCGGTAGAATTTGTTAGTTCCAATATTTTTTGTAATATTGCATCAATAATATTCACGCATCTTTCGCCCATTCAACTGCTTGATTTTGTTAAAAGTATTGAAGTTGAGATGGGGAGAATTAATGACTCAAAAACATCTGGAGGCTACAGCGATAGAATAATAGATATTGATATCATTAAATATAACGATCTGAAATTCAGATCAGAAAGATTAGAAATACCCCATCAAAAACATCTGTTTGAAAGGGATTTTTCTAAAATATTATTGAAAGATTTTATCTAAATAAAACATAAAACATACAATATGAAATTAGGTTTATTATTATTGGCCGCACTGCCTATTGCAACTTATGCTCAGGACAGTACAACAGTAAACTCATCAACCGAGTATCCTAATACCTTCTCTTCTGGTTCCGCTAACATCAAACCCTTTGACAACAAATCTAGACGGTTCAATGACTGGTCTATTTCAGTTGGTGGTGGTGCTGCATTTATGGCTCACTCCGATCTTACTTCTTTTTATGATAAAAAGATCAATTGGGGATACAATGCTTATGTCAGTATTGACAAGCAGATTACGCACGTTTTTGGACTAAGCCTTATCTATCAGAGAGGTGAAACAAAACAGAAAGCACAGTTAGATGGTCCAATAGGAGCTTTGGCAGGTGTGGGTACAGCAACTACAAAATATGACCAGGTTGCATTAATGGGAGACGTTAATTTTTCCAATCTATTAAGAAGAGTTGATAATCATTCTCCTTACAGATTGGCATTCCACGGTTATGCCGGAATTGGGTTCCAGGGTTTCAACACCTCTCTGCATGATGCCAATGAGTTTAGATGGAGTGACACTCCTAAAAGAACTCCTTTGTTTATCAAACAGAATTTAGACATTAACTCTTTATTTTACCAATTCGGTGCAGGATTGAAATACAATGTTTCAAAGCTTATCGATATTGAAGCAAGAACCATGTACATCATAAGTGGCGACGATGAATTCGACGGAGGCGGATGGGCTGATGCCAACAACTATGACACGGCTACTCCAGGTTCAAAGTACAACATGATTGCCGACTCACGATCTGATAATGCGTGGACAGTAACTTTAGGGGTTTCTTTCAAATTAGGAAAAAATCTCACTCACCTTGCATGGCATGACCCGCTTCAGGAAGCATACTACAGAACCAGCGTTTTAGAAAATGCAACTACGGATCTTGTTGTATGTGAAAAAGGCGATGCAGATAACGACGGCGTATGTGATGACTGGGACAGACAGCTTGACACTCCTGCAGGAGCAAGAGTAGATGGAGCCGGTGTAGCATTAGATATGGATCTTGACGGTGTGATAGATCTATATGACAAATGTGTAACAGTTCCAGGGCCTGTTGAAAACAACGGATGTCCTACAAAATAAAATCATTTAAATAACTAAATAAAAAATACACTATGAAATTAAGTTTAGCAATTGTAGCATTAGCACTGGCAATTCCAGCCACAGGCTATGCGCAAGACTCAACAGCAGTTTCAAATGGAGAATATCCAAACACATTTTCTTCTGGTTCTGCCAATGTTTCCCCGTTTACTAACCAGTCAAAAAGATTTAACGACTGGTCTATTTCAGCTGGTGCAGGTGTACCACTGATCCAGTCTGCAGATTTAACGTCTATCAAGAATGGTAACGGTAAAAACCTTTTCGGATACTCTGCTTATGTAAGTATTGATAAAGCGATCACGCATGCGTTCGGTTTAAAATTACAATATGACAGAGGTGAAACAAGACAGGGATGGTTTAATACTAAAGATGCTGCTCCTGATGCTACAGCTGTAGCTGGAAGAACTCAGTATGATGCAATCTCATTATTAGGGGACATTAACTTTTCTAATCTTTTGAGAAGAGTTGACAATCATTCTCCTTACAGATGGGCACTTCATGGTTATGCAGGTATCGGTACTATCGCTTACAAAGCATATCAGAAAGATATTAAAGGGCAAATGCTGGCTACTGAAGTTAAACCTTTCAAACTTGGTTCAATGTTCATGCAGGCAGGTGCTGGTTTAAAATATAAAATCAACAGAAGAATTGATCTGGAAG includes:
- the folK gene encoding 2-amino-4-hydroxy-6-hydroxymethyldihydropteridine diphosphokinase; this encodes MSQHKAVLLLGSNLGDQKKNLELALQKIREGGNEISRTSEFLITEPVEFVSSNIFCNIASIIFTHLSPIQLLDFVKSIEVEMGRINDSKTSGGYSDRIIDIDIIKYNDLKFRSERLEIPHQKHLFERDFSKILLKDFI
- a CDS encoding outer membrane beta-barrel protein: MKLGLLLLAALPIATYAQDSTTVNSSTEYPNTFSSGSANIKPFDNKSRRFNDWSISVGGGAAFMAHSDLTSFYDKKINWGYNAYVSIDKQITHVFGLSLIYQRGETKQKAQLDGPIGALAGVGTATTKYDQVALMGDVNFSNLLRRVDNHSPYRLAFHGYAGIGFQGFNTSLHDANEFRWSDTPKRTPLFIKQNLDINSLFYQFGAGLKYNVSKLIDIEARTMYIISGDDEFDGGGWADANNYDTATPGSKYNMIADSRSDNAWTVTLGVSFKLGKNLTHLAWHDPLQEAYYRTSVLENATTDLVVCEKGDADNDGVCDDWDRQLDTPAGARVDGAGVALDMDLDGVIDLYDKCVTVPGPVENNGCPTK